A genomic region of uncultured Paludibaculum sp. contains the following coding sequences:
- a CDS encoding PIG-L family deacetylase, with protein MFPRIPSPSSALLLTLLTAFGAEAPPRIEDIKGKTILLFTPHPDDDAFCCGGTLALLAKNGNTIRIVIYTNDDKGSYDLEMTGERLARIRKAEEEEGNRILGIPKENLLWLGHHDGLLEYVDSRRLVEQATEVIRRYRPDIVMTVDPGSEYVRWHKTDHRMAAMNTLDAIRAAEFHLYFPNQRLQQGLEPWKVPAMMFFYVTEKDANMWVNIDSVKEQKEAAGLAHVSQWEPAMHRYRSDWAPEDKEKARAELRTIIAKKGGHWVEAFRWATEFNQY; from the coding sequence ATGTTCCCTCGAATCCCGAGCCCCTCCTCCGCTCTGCTCCTGACGCTGCTGACTGCCTTCGGCGCCGAAGCGCCACCGCGGATTGAAGACATCAAGGGCAAGACGATCCTGCTCTTCACACCGCATCCGGACGACGACGCGTTCTGCTGCGGCGGCACGCTGGCGCTGCTGGCGAAGAACGGCAACACGATCCGGATCGTGATCTACACCAACGACGACAAGGGCTCGTACGATCTCGAGATGACCGGCGAGCGGCTGGCACGCATCCGCAAGGCCGAAGAGGAAGAGGGCAACCGCATTCTGGGGATCCCCAAAGAGAACCTGTTGTGGCTGGGCCATCACGACGGGCTGTTGGAGTATGTGGACAGCCGCCGGCTGGTGGAGCAGGCCACGGAGGTGATCCGGCGCTACCGGCCGGACATCGTGATGACAGTAGATCCCGGCTCCGAGTACGTCCGCTGGCACAAGACCGACCATCGGATGGCGGCCATGAATACGCTGGATGCGATCCGCGCGGCGGAGTTCCACCTGTACTTTCCGAACCAGCGATTGCAGCAGGGTCTGGAGCCTTGGAAGGTGCCGGCCATGATGTTCTTCTATGTCACCGAAAAAGACGCCAACATGTGGGTCAACATCGATTCGGTGAAGGAGCAGAAGGAAGCAGCGGGCCTGGCGCATGTCAGCCAGTGGGAGCCGGCGATGCACAGGTACCGGTCGGATTGGGCGCCGGAGGACAAGGAGAAGGCGCGGGCCGAGTTGCGCACGATCATCGCAAAGAAAGGCGGCCACTGGGTGGAGGCGTTCCGCTGGGCCACGGAGTTCAATCAGTACTGA
- a CDS encoding TonB-dependent receptor, with translation MNINSKALALICLCILSAVSPFAAYGQVLYGSVVGLVQDSSSASMPGASVTLTNKGTGQVYEAKADEAGRFTLSNVLPGSYDLKIAAQGFRPYTRTDVLVTANTIARADVTMEVGSTTEQITVEASATALQTDKADTHTELNSKQVSSLPLTGYRNYQSLINLVPGATPAALQNSVTDTPGRSLRTNINGTNANNNMTRIDGASSVNLWLPHHTGYVMPAEMVDTVNVTTSAGDAEQGMAGGASITLITKSGTNQFHGSAFEYHDDQHLKARNYFQAAGVDQPLSIYNNYGGTIGGPIKKNKLFFFYSFDGTRQRQGAVGTYSVPTADIRNGNFAATGTTIYDPATGNADGSGRTPFAGNVIPTSRISPIANLIQAYYPSPTSSGALNNWFGSQVPLFNRDYNDGKINWTRNDKHQIFGHYGIMKALSGGQGLFGDGIGPSPGSDPGTGDTRVMNMSIGHTYTFSPTLLLDGVIGYQRMDQTVKGSDYGKDFSATLGIPGLGGPELAQKGFPNIGISGYQGFGVPNWMPAFRTEESYTMSHNLTWTKGAHIFRFGFDGVNHRMTHYQPELGAGPRGSFSFNGGPTAIAGGASPDNFNSYAEFLLGATDNIQKSLQYILMTPREWQFGWYAQDRWQISQKLTLSLGLRYELYPLMTRANDKGIERLDPATNLVYLGGRGGVPNDVGVTVSHKLFAPKVGLAYRLDDKTVIRTGYGINFDPLPFSRPLRGFYPLTVNFNFQAPNGYASAGSLASGVPPVVGPDLSTGIVTLPGVADMRSPYAGQIHRGYTQSWNFTIERKLPQDAIVSVAYVGTESTHMLADYDINSGVPGGGQASQPYYQLFGRTAATNMWDGYLSANYHSLQTSLRKQFSKGLMLQGAYTWSKAINMTDDDGWASVGWNYAPVFRRNRAVAGYDRTQVFQMGWVYELPVGKGKQFANTGLISQIIGGWAVNGVMSAYTGTPFTVGASGSSLNAPNNTQTANQINTTVNYPHGIGPGATWFDVTAFAPVTAEAAFGTSGRNLLRNPGVWNTDLMINRKFQITERINTDFRAEFYNLPNTSHFNGPGTSVSSPASFGVISSSFGERQIRFGLRLGF, from the coding sequence GTGAATATAAACAGCAAAGCGCTAGCTTTGATTTGTTTGTGTATTTTGTCCGCCGTCAGCCCGTTCGCGGCTTACGGTCAGGTGTTGTATGGATCCGTGGTTGGCCTGGTACAAGATTCCTCCAGTGCCTCGATGCCTGGCGCCAGTGTCACGCTGACGAACAAGGGGACAGGCCAAGTCTATGAGGCCAAAGCGGATGAGGCGGGACGTTTCACGCTCTCGAACGTCCTTCCGGGCAGTTACGACCTAAAGATCGCGGCTCAGGGCTTCCGGCCCTACACCCGCACCGACGTTCTGGTGACCGCCAACACCATCGCGCGCGCAGACGTCACGATGGAAGTGGGTTCCACCACCGAACAGATTACGGTGGAGGCGTCGGCGACGGCATTACAGACCGATAAGGCCGACACGCACACCGAATTGAACTCCAAGCAGGTCTCTTCGCTGCCATTGACCGGCTACCGCAACTATCAGTCGCTGATCAATCTGGTGCCGGGCGCCACGCCGGCCGCCCTCCAGAATTCCGTCACCGACACCCCGGGCCGCTCCCTGCGGACCAACATCAATGGCACGAACGCCAACAACAACATGACGCGCATCGACGGCGCGAGCAGCGTGAACCTGTGGCTGCCTCACCACACAGGCTATGTCATGCCGGCCGAGATGGTAGACACGGTCAACGTCACCACGTCGGCTGGAGATGCCGAACAGGGCATGGCGGGCGGCGCCTCCATCACGCTCATCACGAAGTCCGGCACAAACCAGTTCCACGGCAGCGCCTTCGAATATCACGACGACCAGCATCTGAAAGCCCGCAACTACTTCCAGGCGGCGGGCGTCGACCAGCCGTTGAGCATCTACAACAACTACGGCGGCACCATCGGCGGCCCCATCAAGAAGAACAAGTTGTTCTTCTTCTACAGCTTTGATGGTACGCGGCAACGGCAGGGCGCCGTGGGTACCTATTCGGTGCCGACGGCCGATATCCGCAACGGCAACTTCGCGGCCACCGGCACCACGATATATGACCCAGCCACCGGCAATGCGGATGGCAGCGGGCGCACGCCCTTTGCCGGCAACGTGATCCCGACCAGCCGTATCAGTCCGATCGCGAACCTGATTCAGGCCTACTATCCGAGCCCCACCTCTTCGGGCGCCCTGAACAACTGGTTCGGTTCACAGGTTCCATTGTTCAACCGCGATTACAACGACGGAAAGATCAACTGGACACGCAACGACAAGCATCAGATCTTCGGCCACTACGGCATTATGAAGGCGCTCTCCGGCGGCCAAGGCCTATTCGGAGACGGCATCGGGCCGTCGCCCGGCTCCGACCCCGGCACCGGTGACACCCGCGTAATGAACATGTCGATCGGCCACACGTACACCTTCTCGCCCACGCTGCTGCTGGATGGAGTCATTGGCTACCAGCGCATGGACCAAACGGTCAAGGGCAGTGACTACGGTAAGGACTTTTCCGCCACGCTGGGCATCCCCGGCCTGGGTGGACCCGAACTGGCCCAGAAAGGCTTCCCGAACATCGGAATCAGCGGTTACCAGGGATTCGGCGTACCGAACTGGATGCCTGCGTTCCGTACGGAAGAGTCGTACACGATGAGCCATAACCTCACGTGGACGAAGGGTGCGCACATCTTCCGGTTTGGCTTTGACGGCGTGAATCACCGTATGACCCACTACCAGCCTGAGCTGGGTGCGGGTCCGCGCGGATCATTCTCGTTCAATGGCGGTCCGACAGCCATCGCTGGCGGCGCCAGTCCTGACAACTTCAACTCCTACGCCGAGTTCCTGCTGGGTGCCACGGACAACATCCAGAAGAGCCTGCAGTACATCCTGATGACCCCGCGTGAATGGCAATTCGGCTGGTATGCGCAGGACCGCTGGCAAATCAGCCAGAAGCTGACTCTCTCGCTGGGTTTGCGTTATGAACTCTATCCGCTGATGACCCGCGCCAATGACAAGGGCATCGAGCGGCTGGATCCAGCCACGAACCTGGTCTACCTGGGCGGCCGCGGCGGCGTGCCGAATGACGTCGGCGTCACTGTGAGCCACAAGCTGTTCGCACCTAAGGTCGGCCTGGCTTACCGCCTGGACGACAAGACGGTGATCCGCACCGGCTATGGCATCAACTTCGATCCGCTGCCGTTCTCGCGGCCGTTGCGCGGCTTCTACCCGCTGACGGTCAACTTCAACTTCCAGGCTCCCAACGGATACGCCTCGGCCGGCTCTCTGGCTAGTGGTGTTCCGCCGGTCGTCGGACCGGATCTGTCCACCGGCATTGTCACGCTGCCGGGCGTCGCCGACATGCGCAGCCCGTATGCCGGCCAGATCCATCGCGGCTACACACAGAGCTGGAACTTCACGATTGAGCGTAAGCTGCCGCAGGATGCCATCGTGTCCGTCGCCTATGTCGGCACGGAAAGCACGCACATGCTGGCCGATTACGATATCAATTCGGGGGTCCCGGGCGGCGGTCAGGCTAGCCAGCCTTACTACCAGCTGTTCGGACGCACCGCCGCCACCAACATGTGGGACGGGTATCTGAGTGCCAATTATCACTCGTTGCAGACCAGCCTCCGGAAGCAATTCTCGAAGGGGCTGATGCTGCAGGGCGCCTACACGTGGTCGAAGGCGATCAACATGACCGACGACGACGGTTGGGCCTCGGTGGGCTGGAACTACGCCCCGGTGTTCCGGCGCAACCGAGCCGTGGCTGGTTATGACCGTACGCAGGTGTTCCAGATGGGCTGGGTCTACGAACTGCCGGTGGGCAAGGGCAAGCAGTTCGCCAACACGGGCCTGATCTCGCAGATCATCGGCGGCTGGGCAGTGAATGGTGTGATGTCCGCCTATACGGGCACTCCGTTCACGGTGGGCGCGTCGGGCAGCTCGCTCAACGCTCCCAACAACACGCAGACCGCGAATCAGATCAACACCACGGTGAACTATCCGCATGGAATCGGACCGGGTGCCACCTGGTTCGATGTCACTGCCTTCGCTCCGGTCACCGCGGAAGCCGCCTTCGGCACCTCCGGCCGGAACCTGCTGCGCAACCCCGGTGTGTGGAACACCGACCTGATGATCAACCGCAAGTTCCAGATCACAGAGCGGATCAACACGGACTTCCGTGCTGAGTTCTACAATCTGCCCAACACGTCGCACTTCAATGGGCCGGGCACCAGCGTCAGCAGCCCGGCTTCGTTTGGTGTGATTTCCAGTTCGTTCGGCGAACGCCAGATCCGGTTTGGGCTCCGGCTCGGCTTCTAG
- a CDS encoding helix-turn-helix domain-containing protein: MDAPAPEEVLAQVKRILADPGFSTSDPMRNVLLYLATHGVTQPGKPVKEFEIATNALGRGDDYDPRSDSTVRVVASRLRSKLAEYYTQDGVADPVIISIPKGAYVVSGSYRHNGHSNGASNGAGRGLGDSSVSRRAALAAGLAAIAGGVGGFLFGRHTTKPEVAWPVTTFWHEFLDPEAPIIVFSNPKFHGTAATGLRLPPFAPGSSGPESVLYTGTGEVMAVRDISRMLSRLGVDARVKRAQLFTWDDAGSSDLIFVGGQEQNEPMAQLPKLEKFNLKPESQAPTSIRGAVVNASPQAGEEAFYVSSEDLENGTEYAIVALTHGVTPDKRILLLAGVRTLGTEGAAAAICNPTILEEILQKLGVTAGGVVPSFEALFEFRIRGGAPLDPKLRILHRRNEHPAS; the protein is encoded by the coding sequence ATGGACGCTCCGGCCCCCGAAGAAGTGCTCGCGCAAGTGAAGCGCATCCTGGCGGACCCTGGGTTTTCGACATCGGACCCGATGCGCAACGTGTTGCTTTACCTGGCCACTCACGGCGTGACGCAGCCTGGCAAACCGGTGAAGGAATTTGAGATCGCCACCAACGCCCTGGGGCGCGGCGACGACTACGATCCGCGAAGCGACTCGACGGTTCGGGTTGTGGCGAGCCGCCTGCGCAGCAAGCTGGCGGAGTACTACACCCAGGATGGCGTGGCTGATCCTGTGATCATCAGCATTCCCAAGGGTGCCTATGTGGTTTCCGGCAGCTACCGTCACAATGGGCACTCCAACGGCGCGTCCAATGGAGCCGGGCGCGGGCTTGGCGATTCGTCCGTCTCCCGTCGTGCGGCTTTGGCCGCCGGTCTTGCAGCCATTGCGGGGGGCGTGGGCGGCTTCCTTTTCGGGCGCCACACGACCAAGCCGGAAGTCGCCTGGCCTGTGACCACCTTCTGGCATGAGTTCCTGGATCCCGAGGCGCCGATTATCGTCTTTTCCAATCCCAAGTTCCACGGGACTGCCGCGACGGGCTTACGCCTGCCCCCCTTTGCTCCAGGCAGCAGCGGCCCGGAGAGTGTGCTGTACACGGGCACCGGCGAGGTGATGGCGGTGCGAGATATCTCACGGATGCTCAGCCGCTTGGGCGTCGACGCTCGTGTCAAGCGGGCGCAGCTTTTCACCTGGGACGACGCCGGGTCAAGCGATCTGATCTTTGTCGGTGGGCAGGAGCAGAACGAGCCCATGGCGCAATTGCCCAAGCTGGAGAAGTTCAACCTAAAGCCGGAGTCCCAAGCGCCGACGTCGATCCGTGGTGCAGTCGTGAACGCCAGCCCACAAGCAGGTGAGGAAGCGTTCTATGTTTCCAGCGAAGATCTGGAGAATGGGACGGAGTATGCGATTGTCGCCCTTACCCATGGCGTCACGCCTGACAAGCGAATTCTTCTGCTGGCTGGGGTACGGACCCTGGGGACGGAGGGCGCGGCGGCTGCGATTTGCAACCCCACTATCCTGGAGGAGATTCTGCAGAAGCTGGGTGTCACGGCCGGCGGGGTGGTCCCATCCTTCGAGGCTCTCTTTGAATTCCGCATTCGGGGCGGTGCTCCGCTGGACCCAAAACTGCGCATCCTGCACCGTAGAAACGAGCATCCGGCGAGTTAG
- the purH gene encoding bifunctional phosphoribosylaminoimidazolecarboxamide formyltransferase/IMP cyclohydrolase, producing MPAVKRVLLSVTDKSGLLPFAQGLAALGCELISTGGTAKMLRDGGLAVKDVSEVTGFPEMLDGRVKTIHPRVAAGILARRSVPQHMAALEEHAIATIDMVVVNLYEFEKVAAKQGAPVEELIENIDIGGPTMIRAAAKNFEDVAVVTSADDYEPVLAELSANKGALSKKTLWNLARKAYATTAKYDAAITERLASIEAADEGWTDVKEATPRVLNIHVPRRQELRYGENPHQSAALYAAGTTGIAGCKQLHGKELSYNNLVDLDAAWQLICEFSNPAAAIIKHTNACGCAEQATQAEAYRKAFEADPVSAFGGVLAFNQPLDEETALEVSKLFVEAIAAPGYSEKALSILTSKKNLRLVTVEGGVPDQMVVKSITGGYLAQSPDLASLDPAKVRVVTQRQPTDEEWVALRFGWKICKHVKSNAIVYAKAGQLLSSGAGQMSRVFSVEIGARKSVLPLVGSVVASDAFFPFPDGPETAVANGATAIIQPGGSVKDADVIAAADRMGIAMVFTGIRHFRH from the coding sequence ATGCCCGCAGTCAAACGAGTTCTCCTCAGCGTTACAGACAAGTCCGGTCTCCTGCCCTTCGCCCAGGGGCTGGCGGCTTTGGGCTGCGAATTGATCTCCACCGGCGGCACCGCAAAGATGCTACGGGATGGCGGCCTGGCCGTGAAGGATGTCAGCGAGGTCACAGGCTTCCCCGAAATGCTCGATGGCCGGGTGAAGACGATCCATCCGCGCGTGGCGGCCGGTATCCTGGCCCGGCGCTCGGTGCCGCAACACATGGCGGCATTGGAAGAGCACGCGATTGCCACCATCGATATGGTTGTCGTGAACCTCTATGAGTTTGAGAAGGTTGCGGCGAAACAGGGCGCCCCGGTGGAGGAGTTGATTGAGAACATCGACATCGGTGGGCCGACGATGATCCGCGCAGCGGCAAAGAACTTCGAGGATGTCGCCGTCGTCACCTCGGCCGACGACTACGAGCCGGTTTTGGCGGAGTTGAGCGCTAACAAGGGTGCGCTATCCAAAAAGACGCTCTGGAACCTAGCCCGGAAGGCGTACGCGACGACAGCCAAGTATGATGCCGCCATCACTGAACGCCTGGCCTCGATCGAAGCGGCGGACGAAGGCTGGACGGACGTGAAAGAGGCGACGCCGCGGGTCCTGAACATTCACGTGCCGCGGCGGCAGGAGCTGCGCTATGGCGAGAATCCGCACCAGTCGGCGGCACTCTACGCGGCGGGCACGACGGGCATCGCCGGCTGTAAGCAATTGCACGGCAAGGAGCTTTCCTACAATAACCTGGTGGATCTGGACGCCGCCTGGCAATTGATCTGCGAGTTCAGCAATCCGGCAGCGGCCATCATCAAACACACGAATGCCTGTGGCTGCGCCGAGCAGGCCACCCAAGCCGAGGCTTATCGAAAGGCGTTCGAAGCCGATCCTGTTTCCGCCTTTGGCGGTGTGCTGGCTTTCAACCAGCCGCTGGATGAAGAGACAGCGTTGGAGGTTTCGAAGCTGTTCGTGGAGGCAATCGCGGCGCCGGGCTACAGCGAAAAGGCGCTTTCCATTCTGACTTCCAAGAAGAACCTGCGGCTAGTGACCGTCGAAGGCGGCGTGCCGGACCAGATGGTGGTGAAATCGATTACCGGCGGTTATCTGGCGCAATCCCCGGATTTGGCGTCGCTCGACCCCGCTAAGGTGCGGGTCGTAACCCAGCGGCAGCCTACCGACGAAGAGTGGGTGGCGCTGCGGTTCGGCTGGAAGATTTGTAAGCACGTGAAATCGAACGCCATTGTTTACGCCAAGGCTGGCCAGTTACTAAGCTCGGGTGCGGGCCAGATGAGCCGTGTATTCTCGGTGGAGATCGGCGCCCGCAAATCGGTCTTGCCGCTGGTGGGCAGCGTGGTGGCGTCCGACGCATTCTTCCCGTTCCCCGATGGGCCCGAGACGGCCGTAGCGAATGGTGCCACCGCCATTATTCAACCGGGAGGCTCAGTCAAAGACGCGGACGTAATTGCGGCTGCCGACCGGATGGGCATCGCCATGGTGTTCACGGGCATCCGTCATTTCCGGCACTAA
- a CDS encoding isocitrate dehydrogenase (NAD(+)), with protein MAYKITLIPGDGIGPEVAAATVRVLEATGVAIDWEKAELSAAIIEKAGTSLPPHVLESIERTGVALKGPVTTPIAGGFKSVNVAIRKQLDLFANVRPVFTLPGLKTRFQDVNIDMVIFRENTEDLYSGLEHEVVKDVVESLKIITRYASMRIARYAFEYSQKNGRRKITAVHKANIMKLSDGLFIRCCREVATEYPDIAYNELIVDNASMQLVMRPETFDVLLLPNLYGDIVSDLAAGLVGGLGVVPGANMGEKHAVFEAVHGSAPDIAGHGVANPTALMSSAILMLRHLGEGAAADRLQKALYSTFLEGTHLTRDLGGTCGTNEFTDSVIRNLA; from the coding sequence GTGGCCTACAAAATCACTCTGATCCCCGGCGATGGCATCGGGCCGGAAGTTGCCGCTGCTACCGTGCGCGTGCTGGAAGCAACTGGCGTTGCAATCGACTGGGAGAAGGCCGAGCTATCGGCTGCGATCATCGAAAAGGCCGGCACCAGCCTGCCTCCGCATGTACTCGAATCCATCGAGCGCACGGGCGTCGCCCTCAAGGGGCCCGTCACCACACCCATCGCCGGTGGGTTCAAGAGCGTCAATGTCGCCATCCGCAAACAGCTCGACCTGTTTGCCAATGTTCGCCCGGTCTTCACGCTGCCCGGATTGAAGACGCGTTTCCAGGATGTCAACATCGACATGGTGATCTTTCGCGAGAACACCGAGGATCTTTACTCGGGGCTCGAGCACGAGGTCGTGAAGGATGTCGTGGAAAGCCTCAAGATCATCACCCGCTACGCTTCGATGCGAATTGCCCGCTACGCCTTCGAATACTCCCAGAAGAACGGCCGGCGGAAGATCACGGCGGTCCACAAGGCCAATATCATGAAGCTGTCGGATGGCTTGTTCATCCGCTGCTGCCGCGAGGTCGCCACTGAGTACCCCGACATCGCCTACAACGAGTTGATCGTCGACAACGCGTCCATGCAGTTGGTAATGCGCCCCGAGACCTTCGACGTCCTCCTGCTGCCGAACCTCTACGGCGATATCGTCTCCGATCTCGCGGCCGGCCTCGTGGGCGGACTGGGCGTTGTGCCCGGAGCGAACATGGGTGAAAAACACGCCGTCTTTGAAGCCGTGCACGGCTCGGCGCCCGACATCGCCGGCCACGGCGTCGCCAATCCCACGGCTCTGATGTCCTCGGCGATTCTCATGCTGCGCCACCTCGGTGAAGGCGCCGCTGCCGACCGGCTGCAAAAAGCCCTCTACTCCACATTCCTGGAAGGTACGCACCTGACACGCGACCTCGGCGGAACGTGCGGAACCAACGAATTCACTGATTCAGTCATCCGGAATCTCGCCTAG
- a CDS encoding PEP-CTERM sorting domain-containing protein, translating into MLVLISPAHAAVLTINFAGNLTQVPLDEALGDLNAGDPFQGSFSFDTSAADLIPSDPAIGGFTWHAPLGMTVTIGPHVFTALGSLNIGILNGLVDQYTVFATDSSGAITLELFLQDNSGGVFSGDGLPSGPPLLAGFQQKDFHLLAEFAAGEVQADGQLTTLASADVPEPGTAGLFLAGLSALFTTARHRRSAHSAHSR; encoded by the coding sequence TTGCTTGTCTTGATTAGTCCGGCGCACGCGGCCGTACTCACCATTAACTTTGCGGGCAACCTAACCCAGGTTCCGCTGGACGAGGCATTGGGTGACTTGAACGCCGGCGACCCATTCCAGGGAAGCTTCAGTTTTGACACTTCCGCCGCGGATTTGATCCCATCTGACCCTGCGATTGGCGGCTTCACCTGGCACGCCCCCTTGGGCATGACGGTCACCATCGGCCCTCACGTCTTCACCGCCTTGGGCTCACTGAACATCGGCATCCTGAACGGGCTCGTCGATCAGTACACGGTGTTCGCAACAGACTCCTCGGGTGCCATAACACTGGAACTCTTTCTGCAGGACAACTCGGGCGGCGTTTTCTCCGGCGATGGCCTTCCCTCGGGCCCGCCACTACTGGCCGGCTTCCAGCAGAAGGACTTCCACCTGCTGGCGGAGTTCGCAGCGGGCGAAGTTCAGGCTGACGGCCAACTCACCACGCTCGCCTCAGCGGATGTTCCGGAACCGGGAACGGCCGGCCTCTTCCTCGCCGGCCTGAGCGCCCTGTTTACTACGGCCCGGCATAGGCGATCCGCCCATTCCGCCCATTCCAGATAG
- a CDS encoding right-handed parallel beta-helix repeat-containing protein, whose translation MKLPRLSWRQLLWSCFLVAIPSNLLALDGIILIDQNRALAGNITPGDAPGFPVTISQSGMYRLTGNITVPDANTTAVQITSSFVTLDLNGFSIIGPTVCTDDPIACPSPGTGIGVQASTDGAPGPRGVRVVNGTVRGMGAFGILMTGDGSFVEKVTLDSNAGGGVVAAGTVLDSAATHNGRFGILAITVRECTALKNAGNGINLDGSGGVGIGNISSFNTGVGISVPNGSASNNTMVRNQSFGLTSICPSSIVGNTIVGNDGGSIQTSRDGCVLVDNATRP comes from the coding sequence ATGAAACTTCCACGTCTATCCTGGCGCCAACTGCTCTGGTCCTGCTTTCTGGTCGCAATCCCAAGCAACCTGCTCGCACTGGACGGAATCATTCTCATCGACCAGAACCGCGCCCTGGCCGGAAACATCACCCCGGGGGATGCGCCCGGCTTTCCCGTGACAATCTCCCAATCAGGGATGTACCGCCTGACTGGAAACATTACCGTACCCGATGCCAACACAACCGCGGTTCAGATTACTTCCTCATTTGTCACGCTGGACCTGAACGGCTTCAGCATCATTGGGCCAACGGTCTGCACCGACGACCCCATCGCCTGCCCCTCGCCCGGAACAGGGATCGGAGTGCAGGCAAGTACCGACGGTGCACCCGGCCCACGAGGAGTCCGTGTCGTAAACGGAACGGTGCGAGGCATGGGCGCGTTCGGAATCCTGATGACGGGCGATGGTAGTTTTGTGGAGAAGGTCACCCTCGACAGCAATGCAGGCGGCGGAGTTGTCGCGGCCGGAACCGTGCTGGACAGTGCGGCCACCCACAACGGCAGATTTGGAATCCTCGCCATAACGGTTCGGGAATGCACCGCACTGAAGAATGCCGGCAACGGCATCAATCTCGATGGCAGCGGCGGAGTTGGAATCGGAAACATCTCCTCGTTCAATACGGGCGTGGGCATTTCGGTCCCCAACGGCTCAGCCTCCAACAACACCATGGTCAGGAACCAATCCTTCGGGCTCACCAGCATTTGCCCAAGCAGCATTGTGGGCAACACGATCGTTGGCAATGATGGCGGCAGTATCCAAACCAGCCGCGACGGCTGTGTCCTGGTCGACAATGCGACAAGGCCTTGA